Genomic window (Polaromonas sp. JS666):
TTGTTGTCTCCGATTGCTTGCGGGCTAATGCATCAAACCTGCATCAGGCATAAAGGGGATTGATCTTGTCGGCATTGATACCGTACTTCTTGATGGCTTCGGCAACCTTGGCAACCGGAACCGTACCCTCTTCGCTGAGCGCCTTCAGGGCCGCGATCACGATGTAGTGGCGGTTGATTTCAAAGTGCTCGCGCAGCTTGCTGCGGAAGTCGCTGCGGCCAAATCCATCGGTGCCCAGGACCTTGTAGGTGCGCCCCTTGGGGATAAACGGCCGGATCTGCTCGGCGTAAGCCTTCATGTAGTCGGTCGATGCAACGACCGGGCCGGCGTGCTTGTCGAGCTGCTCGCCCACAAAAGGCACGCGGGGTTTGTCGGTCGGGTGCAGCAGGTTCCAGCGTTCGGCGTTCTGGCCATCGCGGGCCAACTCATTGAAGCTCGGGCAGCTCCACACGTTGGCGGCAACACCCCACTCTTTCTCAAGCAGTTCCTGCGCGGCAATCGATTCACGCAGGATGGTGCCGGAGCCCAGCAGTTGTACGCGCGGCGTGAGCTTGGCGCCTTCCTTGCAGAGGTACATGCCCTTGATGATCTGTTCTTCGGTACCGGGCTGGAGGCCTGGCATCGGATAGTTTTCATTGAGCAGCGTGAGGTAAAAATACACGTTGTCCTGCTTTTCCACCATACGCTTCAAGCCATGGTGCAGGATGACACCCACCTCATGGGCAAAGGTCGGGTCGTAGCTGATGCAGTTGGGAATCGTGCCGGCCAGGATGTGGCTGTGGCCGTCTTCGTGCTGCAGGCCTTCGCCATTCAGTGTGGTCCGGCCAGAGGTGCCGCCCAACAGGAAGCCACGTGCCTGCATGTCGCCAGCCGCCCAGGCCAGGTCGCCGATGCGCTGGAAACCGAACATCGAGTAGTACACGTAGAACGGGACCATGATCCTGTTATTGGTGCTGTACGAAGTGGCCGCTGCGATCCAGCTGCTCATGCCACCAGCCTCGTTGATGCCCTCTTGCAGGATCTGGCCCTTGGCGTCTTCCTTGTAATACATCACCTGGTCTTTATCGACCGGCGTGTACTTCTGGCCATCAGGGTTGTAGATGCCCACCTGGCGGAACAGGCCTTCCATGCCGAAGGTGCGGGCCTCATCGACCAGGATGGGCACCACGCGTGGGCCGAGTGCCTGGTCGCGCAGCAGCTGCGTGAGGAAGCGCACGTAGGCCTGCGTGGTGGAAATTTCACGGCCTTCGGCGGTCGGCTCGAGCACGGCCTTGAAGGTTTCGAGCGCAGGCACGGTAAAGCTCTCGTCGGCCTTGACGCGGCGGTGCGGCAGGTAACCGCCCAGGGCCTTGCGCCGCTCGTGCAGATAGCGCATTTCCGGGGTGTCATCGGCCGGCTTGTAAAACGGCAGGTCGGCCAGCTGGCTGTCGGGAATCGGGATGTTGAAGCGGTCGCGGAAGATCTTGATGTCATCGTCCGTCAGTTTCTTGGTCTGATGCACCGTGTTTTTGCCCTCGCCAATCTTGCCCATGCCAAAACCCTTGACGGTCTTGATCAGCAGCACTGTGGGCTGGCCGGTGTGATTGACGGCCGCATGGAATGCCGCATACACCTTTTGCGAGTCGTGGCCGCCACGGCGCAGGTTCCAGATGTCGTCGTCGCTCATCTTGGAGACCATCTCCAGCGTCTTGGGGTTCTGGCCAAAGAAATGCTTGCGCACGTAGGCGCCGTCGTTGGCCTTCATGGCCTGGTAGTCGCCGTCCAGCGTGTCAATCATGACTTTGCGCAAGGCGCCGTCCTTGTCGCGCGCCAGCAATGGATCCCAGTTGCTGCCCCAGATCAGCTTGATGACATTCCAGCCGGCGCCGCGGAACTCGCCTTCGAGTTCCTGGATGATCTTGCCGTTGCCGCGGACCGGGCCGTCCAGACGCTGCAGGTTGCAGTTGATGACGAACACCAGGTTGTCGAGCTTCTCGCGCGCGGCCAGCCCGATGGCGCCCATCGATTCGACTTCATCCATCTCACCGTCGCCACAGAACACCCAGACCTTGCGGTTTTCGGTGTTGGCAATACCGCGGGCGTGCAGGTACTTGAGGAACCTGGCCTGGTAAATCGCCATCAGGGGGCCCAGGCCCATGGAGACC
Coding sequences:
- the aceE gene encoding pyruvate dehydrogenase (acetyl-transferring), homodimeric type; protein product: MDALSAVIESEGPERAHFLLEQLLEHARQKSIDMPFSANTAYVNTIETDQEERSPGNLEIEERLRAYMRWNAMAMVVKANRLHPADGGDLGGHIGSFASLASLFGAGFNHFWHAESENHGGDCLYIQGHVSPGVYARAYLEGRLTEEQLLNFRQEVAGKGLSSYPHPKLMPEFWQFPTVSMGLGPLMAIYQARFLKYLHARGIANTENRKVWVFCGDGEMDEVESMGAIGLAAREKLDNLVFVINCNLQRLDGPVRGNGKIIQELEGEFRGAGWNVIKLIWGSNWDPLLARDKDGALRKVMIDTLDGDYQAMKANDGAYVRKHFFGQNPKTLEMVSKMSDDDIWNLRRGGHDSQKVYAAFHAAVNHTGQPTVLLIKTVKGFGMGKIGEGKNTVHQTKKLTDDDIKIFRDRFNIPIPDSQLADLPFYKPADDTPEMRYLHERRKALGGYLPHRRVKADESFTVPALETFKAVLEPTAEGREISTTQAYVRFLTQLLRDQALGPRVVPILVDEARTFGMEGLFRQVGIYNPDGQKYTPVDKDQVMYYKEDAKGQILQEGINEAGGMSSWIAAATSYSTNNRIMVPFYVYYSMFGFQRIGDLAWAAGDMQARGFLLGGTSGRTTLNGEGLQHEDGHSHILAGTIPNCISYDPTFAHEVGVILHHGLKRMVEKQDNVYFYLTLLNENYPMPGLQPGTEEQIIKGMYLCKEGAKLTPRVQLLGSGTILRESIAAQELLEKEWGVAANVWSCPSFNELARDGQNAERWNLLHPTDKPRVPFVGEQLDKHAGPVVASTDYMKAYAEQIRPFIPKGRTYKVLGTDGFGRSDFRSKLREHFEINRHYIVIAALKALSEEGTVPVAKVAEAIKKYGINADKINPLYA